The DNA segment TATTGTGACAATATTCTCTGATCGAAGTCTTGAAGCTCATGTTTTTTCTAAAGGAGTTAAttttatacgagtacctacatgcatcatttatttaggtaaatacctactaaataacaaaaaaaatacttttgcttCAGATTTTTATTGTGACAGTGCTGAAAACAAAACTATTTATATTGAATAAAGGCCAAGGAAATGCAATAAAAAGATGACATTTAATTGATGGTACATATCCTTATTtatggaaagcgcagcgtaggacgtccaccaacaaggtgaacagacgacctcataaaggttgcaggaaggcgctggatgcaggccgctaccaaccggccattatggacatcattgggggaggcctatattcagcagtggacgtcctatggctgaaatgatgatgatgatcctcaTTTATTATGCTGGGATCAGCTTGGTCGGGTCCCATTTGCTGGGGTCCCACTTCGAGGGGTCCCATTGGTCCCATTTTATGAAAGGCTTTACTTTGTCTATCCAATTGCCTCCGGATTCCGGTTCCTTGGTTGAAGAGGTGTCTGTCTTCGTTGTGgtagcttcttcttcttcttcatcacGCTGTGGATCATCAAATGTGAACGGGATTATATGATCAGATGGCGTGTAAGCTTCTGCAGGGTCAGGTTTAGCCAATAGTACTGGTGGTCTTCTAGATGGAGCATCAATAATGTGGAAATATGATATATCTGAAGGTCCAGGAAGACCGCCATTCACCGGTTTCGGATGAACGGACTGGACCAGGCACCAGAGCATGATTACGGTGACGATTGTCATctgaaaattaaacaataatgaCAATCGAATCAAAGATAATAAAAAACCAAATGTATATTAGTATACCACACAAAACAGAAACATAAAAGAAAGGAAACACAAAAAagataaacaaaattattaggTATCATATAAAGCGATCTCTTCAACCACATTTTATGCAAAGAAATTGATTTTCATTTCTTTTCTCTCGGACAACAAAGAGAAAACATTCATTAATCGAATCCTATGATTCGATCTAATAAATCAGCATCTATTGttaataattgaaaataattaagaaatTTCGTTCTTCTCCATTTTGTTaagaaatatgtaaataaactaCAGATGTTATGTTATTCACCACAACTGTCTTACCTTGACTGCCATTGCGAGTTCTCCATGGATGTTCAAAACAACCATCGAATTTATATGTTGGAATATCGATATATTTATGGCGCTATGATATCTCGAATGCTGAATTTTTCACTAATTAGCAAGTGATAAGACGAAATTACTCGTTCAACTCGCTGCATTCAAGTTAATTTCCTGTCTCTATCGTTTTTCGGAAACATTTACTTTGccaataaatagttattgcattCTATCGTATCATTCAGGTTCCTGAAATTCAATTGCTTAGATGACGATCTCCTCATTGTAAGGTTTTCATGTACCTAAACATCGATTTGAATCGTTGAGTCCAGTGCGAACAGCGTTTGACTGCTATTGC comes from the Ostrinia nubilalis chromosome 17, ilOstNubi1.1, whole genome shotgun sequence genome and includes:
- the LOC135079671 gene encoding uncharacterized protein LOC135079671, producing MVVLNIHGELAMAVKMTIVTVIMLWCLVQSVHPKPVNGGLPGPSDISYFHIIDAPSRRPPVLLAKPDPAEAYTPSDHIIPFTFDDPQRDEEEEEATTTKTDTSSTKEPESGGNWIDKVKPFIKWDQWDPSKWDPSKWDPTKLIPA